The Manduca sexta isolate Smith_Timp_Sample1 unplaced genomic scaffold, JHU_Msex_v1.0 HiC_scaffold_1670, whole genome shotgun sequence genomic sequence CATATGTTTTACGACAACGATTTTAAAAACTGTTTCTTTTTCGCAGTTTTCATATTACGATTATTTCCCGACGTTTAAGAAGACTTTGCTTTCGTGGCTACGGGCGGAAGGAGATGTcaggtcgtccgaaaagtcaaagttacaataataataataataataataatatatcagccctgtattaaatatttgcccactgctgagcacgggcctcctctactactgagagggattaggccttagtccaccacgctggcctagtgcggattggtagacttcacacaccctcgaaattcctatagagaacttctcaggtatgcaggtttcctcacgatgttttccttcaccgttaaagcaagcgataattcacaaagaatactcacataactttttagaaaaatcagaggtgtgtgaccttgggatttgaacctgcagacattcgtctcgacaaactgttccacaaccaactaggctatcgccgctttttacaagggtacaatatctaccttcaAATAGCGGACCCCCCTTGCCCCTTTCACCCTATGTGAGACACTAATTCTACAACCAatcgataattaaatatattatctccattcatttggaaaaataaaatatctacctacattacaattatacatttttttaatttgagaaatagttttatatcaatgtctaacattcgggtAAACATACGAAATCATTATGCAGGCTATGGTCTTCGCAGCATATTTTCACGTAGACCGCCGCGTCTGTCCAGTAACACCTAATGGTATTGTCATCTTGCCTTTATGCGAAACTcatgcaaaatattgaaattgaatcTAAGACCatatagtatatgtatatgGTATATATAGTATATGGGATAATGttcttaaagtagtagtagtggcataagggggtgtaaaattaaaatttctactattgatattcattttgttcGAAAGTTacgcattttatattaaatctatgGTTAGAATAAAGTTAGAATAAAATATGGTAAAgttgttttcaagaagataagtatattatgatttaatttattaaaacaatgtcatTATAACTTTGTATAcatagttatacaataatatatgttattatgttACGGAGGGTGAGTTTGaagaaattacacaaaataattacttgcttattagatatttttatttcttatggtATCAGGTTATATGGTTATCAGAGTTTCAGTACCAAGCACCGCAGCCGCAACCGCAACCGCGCGCGCCGACTCCAGCGTAGCCGAGTCCGAGTCCGTAACCTCCGACACCGAATCCGCCCAGACCTCCGTATCCGTAGGCGGGACCGACAGCAGCTCCGATGGGACCCTCAGCGGCGATGCCAACAGCACCATCACCACAACCGTACGAGACAGCACCAGCACCAGCGGTGGGGAACTCTCCGGCAACTTCCACGGTTCCCAGGAAGGCAGGTTACCGCCAACAGCGACAGCACCCTCGTATACGTTCTCAGAGGCTACGGCAAGCCCGGTGGGAGCCATGGGAGAAGCGCTGGACACACCGAGACCACCACCATAAGCAGCTCCGAGGCCGCTGGCGACAGCGATGTCCGCAGCAGGAGCGATGGCGCCAATGCCGCATCCCAGACGACCGTATCCAAGACCACCATAGCCAAGACCACCGTAGCCAAATCCATCATAGCCCCATCCGCCGTAACCCAGAGCTCCGTAGCCGAGACCGCCATAGCCCCAGCCGGTGCCGAGGCGTCCAAGACAGGTGCCAACAGCGCTctaaaaaattaattaccataATTTTTTTCTGCTGTTGCTGCGTCattgtgcattttttttatgaaacttgttgattgaattaattattttttagttattatttagaATACTGACAAGTATGATTAAGACAGTTCCAATTACGAGCTTAAACTGGTTACAAACTGTTCTTACCTGGACTAAGAGTGCAGAGGCACAGAAGACGAGCACAGCTTTTGCGgacatgttttgtaattatgtttCAGCTAAAACAGGAAGCAGAGTGATTCTATCACCTCGAGGAGCAGTTTTATATGAGTTTACAGCTCGTTATCCTAATGAGTGCTAAAGTTATGAAACCTGATCTCTTCATAATGACCATTAAGTTGTCAGGACTCGATGAGTGCGAAAAGTTGAGCAACTTATTATCTAGTTTAATTGGACGTACGTGCTTCGACTCAACTAAGTGTATCAAATGGAAATTAGTTATTAttctaaaattcaaattaatgataacattattactaaatatttatcttaatggGGTTAATAAAGTTCGAAATGCTTGgaattttatgtgtataaaaacATAGCCACTGTCAGTTGTAATCATTCTGCAACCAGTTTTCAGAAGACTAGAACCATCATGTCTACCTTCGCCTTCCTTCTTCTTTGCGTGCAAGCTTGCCTtatccacgtaagtgtgtgttGACGCGTAAGAAATGTATTAATCAATTTCTTAGGAAATCTGGATATCTATTTCAATTTTCTTAGGAACTTAGCCTTATTTCCAATTTGTTTACTTGGTCATCTGATGATTTGTCGTGAAAtttcaattaatgtttaaattgttCTAGAATGCGTACAGCGCGTGCCTTGGTACCGGCTACTACGGGGCCGGGCTCGGCTACGGCTACGGCGGTATCGGCTATGGAGGATGCGGTCTAGGCGGTATCGGTTATGCTGGTCTGGGCTATGATGGCTTCGGCTACGGCGGCCTTGGTTATGGCGGTCTTGGTTACGGCGGCTTGGGATATGGTGTCGGCTACGACGGTATCGGTGCTGGTTACGGTGGTGCCGGCGTTGGTAACGTGGCCGTCGCCGGTGAGCTGCCCGTGGCTGGTACCACCGCCGTCGCTGGTCAGGTGCCCATCATCGGCGCTGTCGGTTTTGCCGGTGACGCTCTCGCCGCTGGCTCCGTCTCCATCGCCGGACGTTGCGGTTGCGGTTGCGGCGGTCCTTTCGTCTACTGATAAATTCATTATTACAGATCTTACGTTACTACGACCTggcaaatacaataaattctGATTTTGCAATATGAAACTGTAATTTTCTTTCCCCATTATAGTCTGAATACCTTCACGTAACGGTTTAGTTTAATAAGAATAGTGTTTTATTACGTAGTCCATTCATACATATCCATTCATAAGTAGagtattcaataatatttttttttactttacgaGCGTTGTTTGGATTCCCAAAGTTATGTCTTAAAAATTGTGTCAtacataaattcttttaaagatAAATTGTTCCGTACATCTGTAATATCGACAATTTAACGAAATCTTCCCAGAAGATAAATAAGAGTGATGATTGCGGTATATGGAATTATTTGTATGTTGAAAGTTTACTTAgtcgtattatttaataaaaaaatatttttaccgtaATGGGCAATAACTGCATAGATATTATATGGAGTTTACTAACATCCATCGTCGTCATTTTCTGTCTGAATGAGAACATCCagtggatataaaaaaatattcgctcAGAATTTTAGTGTGTGTACGTCATTTGACGTTCCGTTTATTGGGACTCAGAGCCTTGATGGCATCAGTTCGGTTGTGTCCGCCGCCTTGCCCTCATGCGCACCTAGCCGTGTTGACGTGATACCGGCGTGGCGCAGCGTTTCGgcacaaataataatagtgcAATCTCAAATGCATAAATTTGTAGTAGttgtatttttatcttatgtcatcacaagttataattaattgattatgtatgattacttatatattttttatttctttaaatatttttatttttcttatcttttGCTGGCATCCGTGGGTACTCCTGTTAACCTTGCTGTAAATTATTGTCAGGGTGGCTCCTCCACATGGCGGACACTGAGTTTATGGGTGTAGATTTTCACTGTGTTTTTGATGGTAATGCATTAAAGTCACAACTCTAGCTATATTGAAACTCCAAAGATGgcactgaatatattatatatttcaaagctccagagtacgtttaatacacagtGGCGTACTTAggtggtaatagtaacaaatccTAAGACCTACTAATTAaagggcgactgagcggttatgttggggtcaccgtgccttacggcccggcattgagccgcccggatttgatcttgaccttcaggtgaccgccgggccgagtctctaacctatatacaacgcacggcataccaactaaaactccgcggtggccgtcttcggcgcattaaggacgactgtgggcttcctctgactaaaatgtataagttttcgtccgcagttgtccctgcgcggtgccgtctgttgcggcccgtctcctatggggggggctcagaagcccccgcgtaaccgaaggacgctctctgcgtcaacggcagcatgaggcctaccttccacgctgccgtccatcccgggtgtcatcacaatgtgcgagatgtgcacaataTACACTAAGAGCGAacggcccccagccgcccgccgacgaccccccgatgccccctattagtcgccttttacgacaggcaggggataccgtggtggaattctccaaacgcccccatttcacagggcgggagacgccggtcagtcgtccactcggcgcctcctacgtctcctctgacggcgggagggatcctccctctctatccctctcggcactctccttctgcgagaggaccacctcacagaagtgggccaccgcacgccaggcctccgggctgccgaccatggaagcgaccacggctgGCAGCGaaagatctcctccgacgactgatctAAGGCcgctgcgctcttcgtcccaggctggacaGAACTCCAaagtatgttgggccgtatcgaGCGAGCAGTTGGCACAATGGTGACACAGGGCCGACACCTCCCCGTACCTACGATCCGGTACAGATACTCAACGAAGCAGCCATGCCCAGTGAGAACCTGTGACAACCGAAAGGttgccgcaccgtggcgcctgtctagCCACTCGGCAAAGACAGGCTGCGCTGCCGCAACGGTCCGGATCCCCGCTgtcggggcctccagcctgagccGCCACTCCTCCCcggcggctcgccgtagggaggccctcttggcctccacctccttcagggccggacgctgcccgcgaCTGAACGCCTCCACCCGCCAATGAAAGACACCAGACAGAGATTTGGGGTCCatatcccagggcaggaatccggccaacaAGCAAGCTGCCTCGAATGAAACCATGCGGTATGCCCTAATCGCCCGCTGCGCCACTGCGCGCTGCGGAGCCCGCGAAGCGGCAGAACGCTCTCTTAGGGCATCAGCCCAGACCGGAGCTGCCGTATAGTGgcatggaccgcacgactccgtggtataaccttcggcaagggatatcaGGACcctccaggttgggcagcagacTGGAAAGAGCGTCCGCTGCCCGGGACAATTTCGTCCGCAATTTTAAGAAATGGGTGCGAAATTCCCAacggctatctaacactaaacctaatta encodes the following:
- the LOC119191586 gene encoding chorion class CA protein ERA.1-like — its product is MSTFAFLLLCVQACLIHNAYSACLGTGYYGAGLGYGYGGIGYGGCGLGGIGYAGLGYDGFGYGGLGYGGLGYGGLGYGVGYDGIGAGYGGAGVGNVAVAGELPVAGTTAVAGQVPIIGAVGFAGDALAAGSVSIAGRCGCGCGGPFVY